CTTGAACGTGAGCGTGTCGGCAGCGATCCTCCTACGCGCCGCCACCCGGGGTCGGACTGGAGACCTTCCCTCGGAAGCGCGACGTAGACTCTACGCGCAGGGCCTCCATCGCACCGTGGCACGCGCCGACGACGTCCTTCGCGCGTTGCCTCGCCCCGCCAGCAGCGCCTGAGTGACGTGCGCGCGGCAGCGTTGGGGGCGACGCTCGAACTGCCTGAAAGCGTTGAACAATCCCCCCGGGCGTGTGTTCTTGCCGAATTGCAGCCGGCGGGTTAGCGTGCGCGCCGCATCGTCATGGCAAGGATAGGTTCGGACGCTAGCGTCATTGGCGCAAAAACGGAGGTCTCCGGGCGAGTGAGCGGACGGGGGCCGCTGCGCATCGAAGGCAAGGTCAACGGCGACGTTTCCGTGGACGGCAACTTGGAGCTGTGCGCGGGTGCCAGCGTGGACGGCGACATCGCCGCTGCGAGCCTGGAGCTGGCGGGGAACCTGCAGGGCGACGCCAAGTGTTCCGGAGCAATCGTCATCCGCGCCGGGGCAGAGGTGAAGGGGGACCTGGTCGGAGCCAGCGTGAGCATCGAGGCCGGATCCGTGGTCGACGTGCGTTTGGACACGGAGTTCGAGCTCGACTTCAGCAGGGCGCGCCGCTAGCGCCCATCAGGAGCGATTGAATGGCAAGCACTGTGATAGGAGAAGGTCTGACCATCGAGGGCGACGTCACCGGCGAGGAGGAATTCGTCATCCACGGAACGGTGCGCGGTGCACTGACCACCTCGGGTCCAGTCCAAGTCAGCCAAAGTGGTGTCGTGGAGGCCGACGTGAGCGGCAGCTCCCTCGTCATCGCCGGCAAAGTCACGGGCAACGCCACGGCGCGAGACCGCGTCGACATCCAATCCGGCGGGCGCTTGTTGGGGGACGTGAAAGCGTCCCGTTTGACCATTGCTGACGGCGCGTCCTTCAAGGGCAGCGTCGACATGGACGTGTGAGGACGACGATGGCAGCCGCATCCTCCATCATCGCCGAAGGAACCGTGATCCGCGGCAACGTGCGCGGTCGGGGTTCCATCGAGATCCGTGGCCACGTCGAAGGAGACGTCGAGGTCGACGGGGACGTCGCCCTCAGCGAAGGTGCCGGCGTGGAAGGGAACGTTTCCGGGGCCCAGCTAGTGATCGCTGGCCAGGTCTCGGGCGATTTGCGCGGCACCGACGCGGTACTGTTGGAGCGCGGCGCACGCGTCGTTGGCGATCTGGTCGCGCCCCGCATCGGGATCGCCGACGGCGCCTTGATCCGCGGCCACGTCCGCACCGAAGGCGAGCCGTCTGCTCCGCGCAAAGCTCAGGTTGCAGTCGCGCGGCGCCCGTTGATGGAACGTCCCGCAGCTCCGGTGGCTGTCGAGGCGAACCATGCCGACAATGCCCCGAAGGAACCCGCAGCCAAACCTGCTACTGCGCCACGCCGCGGCGACGGCCCTCCGGCCCCGGTGGTGCCCGCCCTGGCCAAGGGTGTTCGGGGGAAGAAGAAGCGAGCGAAGCGAACGTGAGCGGCGACAAGCGCGAGCGACTGCTGCGGCTACTCAAGGAGCGAAGCTTCGAGCGCAAGCGCGTGATCTTGGCTTCGGGCCGCGAGAGCGACTTCTTCATCGACTGCAAACAGACGATCTTGACTGCCGAGGGCCATGCCTTGGTGGGCGAGGTCATGTTCGACGCCCTCGCGCAGCTGCCGGCCCACCAAGCGGTGGCAGGCGTCGCGCTTGGGGGTTGCCCGTTGGCAAGCGCCGTCTCGCTGGTCAGTCACCAGCGCGGGCGAGACCTTCCTGCGCTCTACGTGCGCAAAGAACGCAAGGATCACGGCAGCGCCAAGCTCGTCGAAGGAGATCGAGCGCTGGCGTCAGGTGCGAACGTCGTGCTCCTAGAAGACGTGATCACCACAGGTGGCTCCAGCCTCAAGGCCGTAGAGGCACTGGCTGCCTC
The nucleotide sequence above comes from Polyangiaceae bacterium. Encoded proteins:
- a CDS encoding polymer-forming cytoskeletal protein, translating into MSGRGPLRIEGKVNGDVSVDGNLELCAGASVDGDIAAASLELAGNLQGDAKCSGAIVIRAGAEVKGDLVGASVSIEAGSVVDVRLDTEFELDFSRARR
- a CDS encoding polymer-forming cytoskeletal protein, with product MASTVIGEGLTIEGDVTGEEEFVIHGTVRGALTTSGPVQVSQSGVVEADVSGSSLVIAGKVTGNATARDRVDIQSGGRLLGDVKASRLTIADGASFKGSVDMDV
- a CDS encoding polymer-forming cytoskeletal protein; translated protein: MAAASSIIAEGTVIRGNVRGRGSIEIRGHVEGDVEVDGDVALSEGAGVEGNVSGAQLVIAGQVSGDLRGTDAVLLERGARVVGDLVAPRIGIADGALIRGHVRTEGEPSAPRKAQVAVARRPLMERPAAPVAVEANHADNAPKEPAAKPATAPRRGDGPPAPVVPALAKGVRGKKKRAKRT
- the pyrE gene encoding orotate phosphoribosyltransferase, which translates into the protein MSGDKRERLLRLLKERSFERKRVILASGRESDFFIDCKQTILTAEGHALVGEVMFDALAQLPAHQAVAGVALGGCPLASAVSLVSHQRGRDLPALYVRKERKDHGSAKLVEGDRALASGANVVLLEDVITTGGSSLKAVEALAASGAHVVGILALVDRLEGGREAIEAAKLPLIALFSRSDFMG